TTtcagttcaattttttttctcatcaaaatataatgacgtgaaatatgaaaaaCTAATGAGGTGTTAATTTAGCATGAATAAGTAATATAAAACAAAAGCTTGATAAATACCgtgcattcattgcgcgggatctaaactagttctacattatttagtttagttcaggTCATTTCTTTACAAACTAATTCTTATTTCAGCTCATCCGAATCAACTCAGTTCCATCCAATTCTGTTTAACTTCTTTTAACCGGAAAAAATAAAGCTAAactttatttataaataaaaagACCATTTCATAGAGTGAGACGGTTTTAATCTTTAAGATCCAAAaatacaattagtcttgctgaagacgagTCGAAACAAatgacggataatgccactcacaaaacggataggggggacaaggtgaggGCACCCCCATGTACTTCCTTCCCTCCTCTacttgggtcatttgtgaggaaaAATAATATCCGTCATTCCAAAGTAACGGATACATGCCGTCACATGGGATTTTGTTCCAACTAATTTGCTTTAATTTCCATAGAACAAATTTCTAGAGCTTAAACTTTTGTTGCTTTCTGCTTAATGGAGGGTTcttaatctctctctctctctctaaaaacctcacttttttttctcttcttcttcaaCTGTGTTACTCATAAATAAATCATACTTTGTCACCTCAACAAAATACTTCAACTACATTTGTGTTCCTCTAAATAAACTTGATCTACAACCTTAACTTACTTTCTTTAACTAAAGTAAGTTTTTCACCCTACCCATTTTTTTTGTTGTTCATTTTACTTCTTTTTCGCTTATGATCTGTTGAAATTACTCTCTAAATTTCACACTTTTATGTGTTGATTTTATTTACTTGACTTGTTTTTGTATAGTGTTTAAGTAACACTGATGAAGCTCATTTTTTACCCTGATTTTATTTTAAGATTTATTTGCATGCATAATTTCAGTTTAAATTTTTGTTAATTATTGTAGAAAGGGTTTGTGCTTTACCTTGGTGTAGATTTATAAATTACTTTTTGTTgtaatttacttttttttttttactcttgtAATTATGATTGTTTTTAgtattttattgtttaattacttTTGGGTTCTGGAAGAAAGTTATGAATTAATAATAAATTGGAGGAATTATGACTCAAGTTGCAGCTAGTCATCTTCTTTTGACTGATTTCTTGGCTAATATTCATATGACAATTTGTTAAAGTTATGCTAAAAAGATGAACATAAAAGAAAGTTTAAAGCTTTGAATACAATAATCCTGTTTTAGATCCTTTAAAAAAAGGGTGTTTGAATTTTGTTTTCACTTTATGTAGTgtttatttatatttatgtgcTTTTTAAAGATGATGGAATTTGTGTTAAATTTGATGATATAAAGGATTGTTTGCAGGTGTTAAGGAGTTGGGGGGTAGTGTTTGGTTAATTAAGGAGTATTGGATTAGATTTGATTTGATTGTTTTTAGAAGAAATTGATTGATGTCTCCCCCACTACCACTACTAGGTATTGAGGGGGGAGGGCAAAGCAATGATTCATTGGTGCCTTCTCCTACGTCTCCGGAATCCGGACTGAAAGAGCATAACTACTTTGGACTGTCTGATTGTTCTTCTTCTTCTGTTGACAGCTCGAATGTTTCGAGTAATAAAGTCAACCTTAATTTTAAGGCTACTGAGCTAAGGCTTGGACTCCCGGGGTCTCAGTCTcctgagagagagagagacccTGAAGATTTCTGTTTGTTGTTTCCTTTGAAAGACGGCAAAGCTTTTGTCTCTGGGAGTAAAAGAGGGTTTTCTGATACTATGGAGAAGACTCCTGCTGAGGCTAATTGGATGTTTAAGTCTGCTGCTGATGTTCCGAAACCAGTGGCTCAAGGGAAAGTTTCAGGAAATTTAGGAGCACCCCAAGCTCCTCAAAAAGCTGCTGTTCAGGAATTGCCTCGTTCCAACAGCAACACTACTGCTCCTGCCGCTAAGTAAGTGTGAATGTCGAACAGCCTGTGCTAGAATGATTTTTTGTGTGCTACTTACTACTAATGGGTGTCAACTGTTTAAAGTAGAATTAGCTCTAATTACCGTGGAAAGTCTGCAATAGTTTATGGACTGGAGCTGATGGATATTGTTTTCCAATTCTTGGCAGGGCGCAAGTTGTAGGATGGCCTCCTATCAGGTCATTCAGGAAAAATACCTTGGCTACCAACTCAAAGAACATGGATCCACTTTTTGTCAAGGTTAGCATGGATGGTGCTCCGTATCTGAGAAAGGTTGATCTCAGTATTTACTCGACTTATGAAGAATTGTCATCTGGCCTTGAGAAAATGTTCAGCTGCTTCACTCTAGGTAAGCCTTCATGATGTGCACACTTCAAGCCTGTAATTTTATTACCATCGGTGGCACAAACTTGGTCAGTTGGTTTTCTCTGTTATTTTGAATCTGTTAAGTTGTGAACCTCATGGCACTATGGGTAAGATTAATACTGAATCTCTGTGTTTTTCAGGTCAGTGTGGATCACATGGTGCATCTGGAAAAGAAAATATGAGTGACATCAAGTTGAAGGATCTGCTGCATGGTTCGGAATATGTTCTGACCTTCGAGGACAAGGACGGTGATTGGATGCTTGTTGGTGATGTCCCATGGGAGTAAGTTTCTCACTGTACTCTCTGTGTAATCGCCCCGGCAATTTGTTCATGATGACTTGTTTTGAATTCTATGAAATGCTAGGAGTTCAGAATTTCTTCAGCTAGTAGACTTGCCATCCAGTTTCATGTAGTAAAATTTTTTGATGCTTTGAGGATGCATGAATTTAGAGCATTAACCTTGTACATCTAACATGTAAGATTGCTGAAACTATTGCCAAGAACCTGCTGAATAGGATCAAAAATATGAAGTAGATTGTATGCAGAAGAAGGCTTGAACTTGGAAAAAAAGAAAGTTATTCGAGTTAAAATCTAAACCGACTATTGGGTCAAAGTGTCGGACGTCTCGGACTACTTCTAAGAGCTTGCTTTACTGCGGGTACTTGTCACTTAGGGGAATAAAGGGAATGGTGAAGGTGACGCGAGGGTGATACGTGAACTATGATCCTCTATGGGGTACTTATTGGCCCATCTTAATCTCCTTCCCCTATCAGCCCCACTCATCTTATTTTCTTTGTATTTTTCAATTATTGTTCTGCTAACAATCACCTCGAATCAAACCAAGGCCTAACTCCTAACCATGCTATTATAAATTTTCTAATCAACGTGGAAGGCTGCTAGTATCCACAAGTCTGACTCTCAGAATGTGTGAGGCAACCAGCCTAAATTGCGTCTTTATGAAACATGTGGCTTGTTGAACAATTTCTTCGATTTTATCTCATGCTCATTCTCACTGCCGTATCCACTTTCTGAATTTTGTGTTTCATGAATGACTAGTGATTGCTCCTAGAGTGCCTTATATTTTAAGCCTCGATTGATTAACACGACTTATTAGGCTTATACATCATCTGTTATCTATGACTGTTTGAAAATGGCTGATCAAGGGTATAATGTCCTCCATTATGGGCTAGTGTCCACCATCTATTGCTTGAAACGTAATAATAAGGTTCCTGTAATCCTTTTCTGAGGATAAAGATGCCAAACATTCAACTGTAAATAAATACTCCGCCCGTTCATTTGGATGGACAAAAAATTTCATTTTTCCTTTATGGGCTATTCTATCCAATTCATTACTTCACTGTTGGGTAAATTTTGACCATAAAAACACTATTCTCTCAAAGATTATGTTCTACCAGACTACTACCTTTCCACTATTTTCCCTGCATCCTCCGCCCACCTTCCCACTTACCCCTTCCTTATAACTTGTGTCATATATGAAAATATTGTGAATCCAAATGAATAAAGGGAGTAAAGTGTATTCTTCCTGTACTCCTGTAGGCAGTATCGGTCTTCATTTTGAAAATGTATGGTATGGTGAATCCATGTTTTCTGTTAGATAGAACTCAAATTGTTCCTCGGGAATTGATTAATGGAGTTCTCCCTCTAAATCTTTCTATCGGaaagtttttgattttttgttgGAAGAGGGAAAATGTGTCCCTCCATTTCCTTCCTACCCTTTATTGTCAACCGaacaaagtattttttttttccaattgcCTCAATCCAAACAAGCCCTTAGGTGTGGAGGGAGGTTAGGGAAGGGAAGTGAAGGGGGAATTGAGCAAAAAAGTTTCCCCTTTAAATTTGCTCATGTGTTAGAGAGATTTGGATTAGGCTTGGAGAAGGGAAAACGGATCCCTCTATTTTCCCCTTACTTcaatttgctaaccaaacaagagATTTTGCATGTGAAGAATCACATGTTAGGTCTCGTACATCGGAGAAATAGAGATGTTTGATCTAGCTTATAACCCAAGGGGCTACGCcacccattgccaattggttttgggttGGAACCTCCTTGGATTTGTAATGTGGACACTCTCTCTCCTCCTCGGTGGGCGCAGCCCAAGCCTATGTGCGATTCTAACATTGCATCTCTGTCTCCCTTGCCTCCAAATCTCTTGATCCAAACAAGCCTTTAGTTATTTAGTTGGTATACTATTCAAGGCTAGAAACATTTTGGAGGTGAAATGTTATTGTTTTCTTGGAGTCGAATTCCGTCTTGCAGGGATCATTAGGAATAATTGTGTGACTTCGCATAATTAATTTTCGGAAACTTTAAAGTACTGTAACCTATCGTTTTATAGCATGGTCAGAGCTTGCTTTCGTTGTATAACAGATCTTTTGTTGGAAGTTCTAATCAGAGTTCCGTGTTATGTTCTCTATCCTCATTTCTGTTTAGGTCTATCCAAGAATTACTGGTCAATTTTTGTACCCCTAGTGACTAGTAGAACGAGAAAATGAACTTTCCATATAATCCTTATAGAACTTGTGAACTTGTGATTGTATGTATAAATGTTGCGAAGCTGTTCATTGAATCATAGATGTTCTGAACGGGTTTTGTAAAATCTGTCAATTACTTCTCACTGATGCTTTGTTACATATGCAGGATGTTCATCGATTCATGCAAAAGGCTGAAGATTATGAAGGGTTCTGATGCAATTGGCTTAGGTATGTAATTCCACTCTCCAAATCATACAATATCCTATCACTTTACAATGTTCTTGTATAAATAAATATTTGTTATTTGCAGCTCCAAGAGCCATGGAGAAAAAATCTAAATGCCGGAACTAGCTAATGCGCTTCGCCCAAAGAGTGGAAGTTACTATGTAGATTTGGTCATGGTCACCTTAAAATTTCCGATTAACGTTTTAATGTGGTTGTATAACATGCATCCATATTGCATGGGGTATTTTATCAGGTCATCTTAGTTATAAAACTTTCGAGTCAACCAGTTTGTACTGTTTGTAAGCTGGGCCGTTTTTAGATTTTTGTGTGTTTGATTAAATTAAGAATATCATATTGGACatgtaatttgttaaatgtatTATGATTATCAAATTCATTAGGACGCCTCTGTCAAAAAAATAACGGAATTACTTTTTTAAATACTCtttttcataaaattttcatATTATACCCTTTTCCTAaacataattaaattaactcttCTATATACATCTTCTCCTAATATTGAATCTAATTACTCAAAAACTTGAACAATGAATAATAATTCACCAATGTAATTTTGTTTTTTTAGCAATTATTGaacattttaataaaattattaggTTTAATTTTACTGAAATGAATATGCTTAGCAATTATTTTTAATTAGGGTTTGAGTGATGGAAGGTACGGTAGTTGACGGTTGTTCTGGGTATGCGCGGTGGTTAGGGGTTGGCGCGGTGACGATGGTCCGATGAGGGTGGTCATTGCGAGGCGGTTGGGTGGTGTGTTGGTGAGGAAGGACGGCTGGGTGGTGCGTTTGCAACGGTGTCGGATTGTCGGCTGGAGGTTGGGGGTGACGGATGGACTGTAGTAGGTGGTGCGAAAGGTTGGATGGGGTGGTTGGGTTGGTTGTTGGCTTGGACAGTGGTGGGGGCGGAGGTGGTAGGAAAGGGAGATACGGGATGGCTgtgttgttttgttttatttttttaataataattaattaggtGGTGGTGGGGAGTAGGGGAGGGGAGATACCGgagtaatttttttttagtttttagtttttttattgattaatttaatttgatttttgtatcaattaaatgtaataatttattttttatttactcGGAATTTTACGACAATGGCTATTTTGAAGAGGTTGTGCGAAAGCGTGAATACTTTCTATTGAGACTCTGTTGCGTCGGTGTCCATTGTGCATAATAGTTTGATATTGTCCGCTTTAGACAAAGTCCTCACGAATTTACTCTCGGGCTCcctcccaaaaggcctcgtactattatattctTTGGACATTTATAAGGATAATCTTTCACCTTTAATGTGTAACATGAGTTTGTAC
This window of the Silene latifolia isolate original U9 population unplaced genomic scaffold, ASM4854445v1 scaffold_257, whole genome shotgun sequence genome carries:
- the LOC141639019 gene encoding auxin-responsive protein IAA8-like, coding for MSPPLPLLGIEGGGQSNDSLVPSPTSPESGLKEHNYFGLSDCSSSSVDSSNVSSNKVNLNFKATELRLGLPGSQSPERERDPEDFCLLFPLKDGKAFVSGSKRGFSDTMEKTPAEANWMFKSAADVPKPVAQGKVSGNLGAPQAPQKAAVQELPRSNSNTTAPAAKAQVVGWPPIRSFRKNTLATNSKNMDPLFVKVSMDGAPYLRKVDLSIYSTYEELSSGLEKMFSCFTLGQCGSHGASGKENMSDIKLKDLLHGSEYVLTFEDKDGDWMLVGDVPWEMFIDSCKRLKIMKGSDAIGLAPRAMEKKSKCRN